A single Larimichthys crocea isolate SSNF chromosome VIII, L_crocea_2.0, whole genome shotgun sequence DNA region contains:
- the slc38a8b gene encoding putative sodium-coupled neutral amino acid transporter 8, with protein MEELARESISLLARSASHADPPRLGSFGAVFIMLKSALGAGLLNFPWAFEKAGGVNTAISVELVSLVFLISGLVILGYASSVSRQKTYQDVVSEVCGRAVGQLCEVCFCFNLFMICVAFLVVVQDQLEKLCISLYETVTGSSEAEMPYHWYTDQRFALFIMCLVIILPLSIPKEIGIQKYTSVLGTLAATYLCVAVIVKYYLMDSHTVIITPEHSQGVGSWASMFSVVPTICFGFQCHEACIAIYSSMENQKLSHWVIISVLSMFFCLLIYTLTGVYGFMTFGREVASDILMSYPGNDVVMIISRLLFGISIITIYPIILLLGRSVILNLMLRIQRRRRGIVTNSFESRCRVVLTIIWISITLLIAMFVPDMGEVISVIGGISAFFIFIFPGLCLVFTMQTEPVSPRVRLLLTVWGVITIVVGAFIFGQSTTIAVMELLNKF; from the exons ATGGAGGAACTGGCCCGGGAGAGCATCAGCCTGCTGGCCCGGTCTGCGTCTCATGCAGACCCTCCACGACTGGGGTCGTTTGGTGCTGTGTTCATCATGCTGAAGTCTGCGCTGGGAGCCGGACTGCTCAACTTCCCCTGGGCTTTCGAGAAGGCGGGGGGAGTGAACACCGCCATCAGTGTGGAGCTG GTGTCTCTGGTTTTCCTCATCAGTGGTTTGGTCATCCTCGGGTATGCATCATCAGTCAGCAGGCAGAAGACGTATCAGGACGTGGTGAGTGAGGTGTGTGGACGAGCTGTGGGTCAACTCTGTGAAGTCTGTTTCTGCTTCAACCTCTTCATGATCTGTGTCGCCTTCCTGGTGGTGGTGCAGGACCAGCTGGAGAAAT TGTGTATTTCTCTATATGAGACGGTGACTGGGTCCAGTGAGGCGGAGATGCCATATCACTGGTACACCGACCAACGATTTGCCCTCTTCATCATGTGCCTCGTCATCAtcctccctctgtccatccCAAAAGAAATTGGCATCCAGAAATACACGAG TGTGTTGGGGACGCTGGCTGCCACGTATCTGTGTGTGGCAGTGATTGTGAAATATTACCTGATGGACAGCCACACTGTTATAATAACTCCAGAGCACAGCCAAGG tGTTGGTTCATGGGCTTCAATGTTCAGTGTCGTCCCGACCATCTGCTTTGGCTTCCAG tgccATGAAGCCTGCATAGCAATCTACAGCAGCATGGAGAACCAGAAGCTCTCCCACTGGGTGATCATCTCTGTGCTctccatgtttttctgtttacttaTCTACACTCTAACCG GTGTGTACGGCTTCATGACGTTTGGACGTGAAGTCGCCTCAGATATTTTGATGTCATATCCAGGAAATGATGTGGTCATGATCATTTCTAGACTACTTTTTGGAATTTCAATTATCACCATCTATCCTATTATTCTTCTTCTGGGGAG ATCTGTCATTCTGAACCTGATGCTGCGCATTCAAAGGCGCCGTAGAGGAATCGTCACTAATTCATTTGAGAGTCGCTGCAGAGTTGTTCTCACTATCATCTGGATCAGCATCACTCTTCTCATCGCCATGTTTGTTCCTGACATGGGCGAGGTCATCAGTGTCATTGGAGGGATCAGTGCCttcttcatctttatctttCCTG GTCTTTGCTTAGTATTCACAATGCAAACTGAACCTGTATCTCCAAGAGTCAG GTTGCTTTTAACAGTTTGGGGAGTCATAACTATTGTAGTTGGAGCCTTCATCTTCGGACAGAGCACAACCATCGCTGTCATGGAGCTTCTCAACAAATTCTGA
- the nrn1lb gene encoding neuritin 1-like b, which produces MMKSQPGTATMLLLITFCLSLVPVCFSAAIPVSCGSIYKGFAQCLLTLGDSLVETQKDQNTQDIDSICRSWNAFHVCANSALAGCPGETAAVWESLRQESRKTQFSGNLYDMCASRTTFPPSTVPAPQSPPTSDQTNQETLKGQTYKHSPTLTTLLFPVCSTLLLLLRS; this is translated from the exons ATGATGAAGTCCCAACCAGGCACTGCAACGATGCTGCTGCTCATCACTTTCTGCCTCA GTTTGGTCCCTGTTTGTTTCAGCGCTGCAATTCCTGTTTCATGTGGGTCCATCTACAAAGGTTTTGCTCAGTGTTTACTCACACTTGGAGACAGTTTGGTGGAAACTCAAAAAGACCAGAACACGCAGGACATTGATTCaatctgcag GTCCTGGAATGCATTCCATGTTTGTGCCAACTCAGCTCTGGCCGGCTGTCCCGGAGAAACAGCAGCTGTCTGGGAGTCTCTAAGACAAGAGTCCAGGAAGACACAGTTTTCTGGAAACCTCTACGACATGTGTGCCAGCCGCACCACTTTCCCACCCAGCACAGTGCCTGCACCCCAAAGTCCTCCCACCTCCGACCAGACCAACCAGGAAACGCTGAAAGGGCAAACATACAAGCACAGCCCTACCCTCACCACACTGTTGTTCCCTGTATGCAGCACCTTACTGCTCCTGCTCAGGAGTTAG